Proteins from a single region of Streptomyces spinoverrucosus:
- a CDS encoding DUF397 domain-containing protein — MTALPRNVPSSTQLLGVHWLRSSYSTGANNCVETARPALGPWAGLLAVRDSKDPAGPALLFSPESWAGFTAHL, encoded by the coding sequence ATGACCGCTCTGCCTCGGAACGTACCTTCCAGCACTCAACTGCTCGGTGTGCACTGGCTGCGCAGCAGCTACAGCACCGGCGCCAACAACTGCGTCGAGACGGCCCGGCCGGCCCTTGGCCCGTGGGCCGGACTGCTCGCCGTACGCGACTCCAAGGACCCGGCCGGACCCGCGCTGCTCTTCTCCCCCGAGAGCTGGGCGGGGTTCACGGCTCACCTCTGA